A portion of the Terriglobia bacterium genome contains these proteins:
- a CDS encoding sigma-54 dependent transcriptional regulator — translation MRNTILIVDDEKNIRGSLKGVLEDEGFKADAVANGEACLEAIQKKEYDLVLLDVWMPGIDGLETLRLIKQENHPPTVVMISGHGNIETAVKCTKLGAFDFIEKPLSIDKLMLVLRHALEQRHLAEQNEALRSELKRKYVIIGDSVPMRALRQQLALAAPTNGRVLIYGESGTGKELIAHALHQQSLRSNDPFVEVNCAAIPEELIESELFGHVKGAFTGATEDKIGKFAKADRGTVFLDEIGDMSLKTQAKVLRVLETQRFERVGGSEPTEVDVRVIAATNKIIDDEIAKGNFREDLFYRLNVIPFYVPALRERVEDIPVLARYFVQEFSREYGRKERILTNDAIDALVKHSWPGNVRELKNMMERVVIMTSAVRIELRHLPAALLREGAASEETPPAPSSLETARKAYERDFILRKLEENHGNITHTARALGLERSHLYRKMKALQIRP, via the coding sequence TTGAGGAACACCATCCTGATCGTGGACGACGAAAAGAACATTCGAGGCTCCCTCAAGGGCGTCCTGGAGGACGAGGGCTTCAAGGCCGATGCGGTCGCCAACGGCGAGGCGTGTCTCGAGGCCATCCAGAAGAAGGAGTACGATCTGGTGCTGCTCGACGTCTGGATGCCGGGCATCGACGGGCTGGAAACATTGCGCCTCATCAAGCAGGAAAACCATCCCCCCACCGTGGTGATGATTTCGGGCCACGGCAACATCGAGACCGCAGTCAAATGCACCAAGCTGGGAGCGTTTGATTTCATCGAAAAGCCCCTCTCGATCGACAAACTGATGCTGGTGCTGCGGCACGCCCTGGAGCAACGCCACCTGGCCGAGCAGAACGAGGCGCTGCGCAGTGAACTCAAGAGAAAATATGTGATTATCGGCGACAGCGTGCCCATGCGAGCGCTCCGCCAGCAGCTCGCGCTTGCCGCTCCTACCAACGGCCGCGTGCTCATTTATGGGGAAAGCGGGACAGGCAAGGAATTGATCGCCCATGCCCTGCATCAACAGTCCCTCCGCTCCAACGACCCCTTCGTCGAGGTGAACTGCGCGGCGATCCCCGAGGAACTGATCGAGAGTGAGCTGTTCGGCCATGTCAAGGGGGCGTTTACCGGCGCCACGGAAGACAAGATCGGGAAGTTCGCCAAGGCGGACCGCGGCACCGTCTTCCTGGATGAGATCGGCGACATGAGCTTGAAGACTCAGGCCAAGGTGCTCCGGGTGTTGGAGACCCAGCGCTTCGAGCGCGTCGGCGGCAGCGAGCCGACGGAGGTGGATGTCCGGGTGATCGCCGCCACCAACAAAATCATCGACGACGAGATTGCCAAGGGAAATTTTCGGGAGGATCTGTTTTATCGGCTGAACGTGATCCCGTTTTACGTGCCTGCCTTGCGCGAGCGCGTCGAGGATATCCCGGTGCTGGCCCGCTATTTCGTCCAGGAGTTTTCACGGGAATACGGTCGAAAGGAAAGAATTCTCACCAACGACGCGATTGACGCCCTGGTGAAACATTCCTGGCCGGGAAACGTCCGGGAACTGAAAAATATGATGGAGCGCGTTGTGATCATGACCTCGGCGGTGCGGATCGAACTTCGCCATTTGCCGGCCGCCTTGCTGCGCGAAGGAGCGGCGTCAGAAGAAACTCCCCCCGCCCCTTCTTCCCTGGAGACAGCGCGCAAGGCCTATGAGCGGGATTTTATCCTGCGGAAGCTGGAGGAGAACCACGGGAACATCACGCATACCGCACGAGCGCTCGGATTG
- a CDS encoding HAMP domain-containing protein: MTPRTKKIWALAGIAALILILVAIVFIEAAFNISKFLSPSDPSQTVVLFALTTLIVVALIVFSLILSRYLIKIYVERRSVKLGSKFKTKLLGAFLGLAFIPAIFLFIFAYGLINRSLDKWFSVPVDTVLDSARDIVAQYQGVFATQTYFYVKQLASSPVVIAALRSHDTTKLQAFIGQSAQEFQVEGVALYDRDGKGILLYHLPSAEQWTRPMGQEFTQAAAALKETAEISREGQINGRPFSLAGTGIFDERLHLVASVSALNFYPSNLQEKIEQINTERAKYSALARDIKTFKKVKVLTLLLITLSILFSASWIAIYLSKRITVPIQALAEATQAVASGDLDYRVSVEAQDEIKLLVDSFNAMTQQLHEKNRTIQRSTEALEQANRELEARRHYIETVVESIPTGVISLTNDFRVTQLNGAAQRMLNSEVGPVCSLLDVFGPTVTPLLEQILGRARVLSIASREITLSIGGERSLYCAITACALREGSNQDLGFILVVEDLTELLKAQKSAAWREVARRMAHEIKNPLTPIHLSAERILKNLTRAQDPPGSVANANRITGPLGQLIAECASTITQEVSALKNLVDEFSRFARLPSADPVPSNLNRIIEQTLATYDGRLKDIAIEKHFRDGLPNVKVDPEQFKRVLINLIDNAVEAMADVPEKHLRFQTRFDERRETVEVAVEDSGHGVRPQDKDKLFLPYFSTRKRGTGLGLAIVNRIVADHNGIIRVEENPPHGTRFIIELPVLSS; this comes from the coding sequence ATGACCCCGAGAACAAAGAAGATATGGGCCCTGGCGGGGATCGCCGCTCTGATCCTCATCCTGGTCGCCATTGTATTCATCGAGGCGGCATTCAATATCTCGAAGTTTCTGTCCCCCTCCGACCCGTCTCAGACGGTGGTGCTCTTTGCGCTCACGACGCTCATTGTTGTGGCCCTGATCGTGTTCTCCCTGATCCTTTCCCGGTATCTCATCAAGATCTATGTGGAGCGGCGATCCGTGAAGCTTGGCTCCAAGTTCAAGACCAAGTTGCTCGGCGCCTTCCTGGGACTGGCGTTTATCCCGGCCATTTTCCTATTCATCTTCGCTTATGGGCTCATCAATCGCAGCCTGGACAAGTGGTTCAGTGTCCCGGTCGACACGGTTCTCGACAGCGCCCGCGACATCGTCGCCCAGTATCAAGGGGTTTTCGCGACCCAGACCTATTTCTACGTCAAGCAGCTGGCGAGCTCTCCCGTGGTTATCGCTGCTCTCAGGTCGCACGACACCACCAAGCTCCAGGCCTTTATCGGGCAATCGGCGCAGGAGTTCCAGGTGGAGGGTGTTGCCCTCTACGACCGGGATGGAAAAGGGATCCTGCTCTACCATTTGCCTTCGGCGGAGCAATGGACACGTCCCATGGGACAGGAGTTCACCCAGGCGGCGGCTGCCCTCAAGGAGACCGCCGAGATTTCACGCGAAGGCCAGATCAACGGCCGGCCTTTCTCCCTGGCGGGTACCGGCATTTTTGATGAGCGATTGCATCTGGTCGCCTCGGTGTCCGCGCTCAATTTTTACCCCTCCAACCTGCAGGAAAAGATCGAGCAGATCAATACCGAGCGGGCCAAGTACTCGGCGCTGGCCCGCGACATCAAGACCTTCAAGAAGGTCAAGGTCCTCACGCTCCTCTTAATTACCCTCTCCATCCTTTTCAGCGCCTCGTGGATAGCCATCTACCTTTCCAAGCGCATCACCGTGCCCATCCAGGCCCTCGCGGAAGCGACCCAGGCCGTGGCCTCCGGCGATCTGGACTACCGCGTTTCGGTGGAAGCCCAGGACGAAATCAAGCTTCTGGTCGATTCCTTCAATGCCATGACGCAGCAGCTTCACGAAAAGAATCGGACCATTCAAAGATCGACCGAAGCCCTCGAACAGGCGAATCGCGAGTTGGAAGCCCGGCGGCATTACATCGAAACCGTGGTGGAGTCGATTCCGACCGGGGTGATCTCATTGACGAATGATTTTCGGGTGACGCAGTTGAATGGCGCCGCCCAGCGGATGCTGAATTCTGAAGTGGGACCGGTGTGCTCGCTCCTGGATGTGTTTGGTCCCACCGTCACTCCCCTGTTGGAGCAGATCCTCGGGCGGGCCCGGGTGCTTTCCATTGCCAGCCGCGAGATCACTCTCTCAATCGGCGGGGAGAGGAGTCTCTACTGCGCCATCACGGCCTGTGCCCTGCGCGAGGGCAGCAATCAGGATCTCGGTTTTATCCTCGTCGTCGAAGACCTGACGGAGTTGCTGAAGGCCCAGAAGAGCGCGGCCTGGCGCGAGGTGGCGCGGCGTATGGCTCACGAGATTAAGAACCCTTTGACGCCGATCCATCTGAGCGCCGAACGGATCCTAAAGAACCTGACGCGCGCCCAGGATCCTCCGGGCAGCGTCGCCAATGCCAACCGGATCACGGGGCCGCTGGGCCAGCTGATTGCGGAATGCGCCTCCACCATCACGCAGGAAGTTTCCGCGCTGAAGAACCTGGTCGATGAGTTTTCGCGCTTTGCAAGGCTCCCCTCCGCCGATCCCGTCCCGAGCAACTTGAATCGGATCATTGAGCAGACCCTCGCGACCTACGATGGACGCCTGAAGGATATCGCCATCGAAAAGCATTTCCGCGATGGACTGCCCAATGTCAAGGTGGACCCGGAGCAGTTCAAACGGGTGCTGATCAATCTGATTGACAATGCCGTGGAAGCCATGGCCGATGTGCCCGAGAAACATTTAAGGTTTCAGACACGATTTGATGAGCGGCGCGAGACCGTGGAAGTGGCGGTGGAGGATTCCGGCCATGGCGTGCGCCCCCAGGACAAGGACAAGCTTTTCCTCCCCTATTTTTCAACCCGGAAGCGGGGCACGGGGCTGGGGCTGGCCATCGTCAATCGCATCGTCGCCGATCACAATGGCATTATCCGGGTGGAAGAGAATCCTCCACACGGCACTCGCTTCATCATCGAATTGCCCGTCCTCAGCTCCTGA
- a CDS encoding endonuclease III domain-containing protein translates to MLEAFQLLDKVLGPQHWWPGDSPFEVIVGAILTQSTAWTNVEKAIGNLKREGLLTPMTLSRVGLRELAAHIRSSGYFNQKARRLKNFLSYLSRYGTLDRMFQEPTETLREELLAIEGLGPETVDSILLYAAQRPVFVVDAYTRRILSRHGWADEKAAYGKIQGSFDSQLPRDESLFNQYHALLVNVGKNYCKRKEPRCSQCPLQPLLPEGPKPEGGHR, encoded by the coding sequence TTGCTTGAGGCGTTCCAACTTCTGGATAAGGTGCTGGGGCCGCAACATTGGTGGCCGGGAGATTCTCCATTTGAAGTGATTGTCGGGGCGATATTGACTCAGTCAACCGCCTGGACGAATGTCGAGAAGGCGATCGGGAACCTGAAGCGCGAGGGACTGCTGACCCCCATGACCCTTTCCCGGGTCGGGCTTCGAGAACTCGCCGCTCACATTCGCTCGTCGGGCTATTTTAATCAGAAGGCCCGGCGACTGAAGAATTTCCTTTCTTACCTGTCCCGCTATGGGACACTGGACAGGATGTTCCAGGAGCCGACGGAAACCCTGCGGGAGGAATTGCTCGCAATCGAGGGTCTGGGGCCGGAGACGGTTGATTCAATTCTGCTTTATGCTGCACAGCGCCCGGTGTTTGTCGTTGATGCCTACACACGGAGAATTCTTTCGCGTCACGGCTGGGCCGACGAGAAGGCGGCCTACGGGAAAATCCAGGGTTCATTCGATTCTCAGCTTCCGCGTGATGAGTCGCTTTTTAACCAGTATCATGCCCTGCTCGTAAATGTCGGGAAAAACTATTGTAAGCGGAAGGAGCCGCGATGTTCGCAATGCCCATTGCAGCCCCTGTTACCCGAAGGCCCGAAACCGGAGGGGGGCCACCGATGA